The proteins below are encoded in one region of Oryzias melastigma strain HK-1 linkage group LG7, ASM292280v2, whole genome shotgun sequence:
- the LOC112158605 gene encoding cadherin-like protein 26: protein MDIRHLSFLSLFWGVQSSFAGVLLRHKRNWIIDTFTIDEAYTGPFPYNVGKIAAENNYTNFEIHGQGVDLEPFGLLSINSYSGTVTVQDHVDCEKFEGLKVKFKAQKRESKEVIQLGVLIIIKDSNDNPPRFSQDLYEIRVNESTLQGFDLIRLQVTDADRSEENNNFTLRIVSVDPKPHDLEFYLKEVRTIGFKGCLDYEKANKYTITVEAKDSGNPKPLSSTCKVIINIEDGNNNLPVITKQTNSRKVKEGEKDVLVSRLQVKDEDSKGTKAWKAKYHIHGDTDNNFRITTDPDTNEGLLFVQKPLDYEDEPVKNLTITVENEIPYFSCKVVEKRSGSLWKTEVITQTSYTGATYESDTNKQQHSHSFRVTVDVEDINEPPVFGKQEKEISMSENDRVGKYLETFTAIDRDVTSSKEIRYLKGKDPANWVTVDPISGTLKTLSNLDRESPFVTNGVYVVTICAVDDGEPPQTSTATLSIYITDENDNLPYLAVNRIDMCLSDKPSLSNITALDLDGDPYSGPFGFNLLGDVKDKWRVEPELGYSVNLVKEGNVHSGFYNLLLEVSDVQGKAAVHNLTVTVCDCLNPKNPNCMTRKATTFTIRRGFLAIFLFSMVLFAGILLFSFVISCKKEKVPFPFEFSEQLLMPSNTEEPGTDCMVTLPPRLKCGKTEQTAVKSQDQTVLMKQASVVNCSAMATTAVNSGSSEKSSEFQSQTPCLRSIRRPSLQIERAAPNLVLLHHQRKPSIDGSVHQQRKNSKSVAFTGCHQKGFLGQNVLYQEIVLKKALMTMTANQKASGEELCDYEPHVYTEEGDSEHNYDLDVISITEDSSDTDWDLDSRFSTLASICMPSSITGTKTFNGNADH from the exons GCTTCTTGTCACTG TTTTGGGGAGTTCAGTCATCCTTCGCCGGCGTTTTGCTGCGACACAAGAGAAACTGGATTATAGACACGTTCACTATTGATGAGGCTTACACTGGTCCTTTCCCATACAACGTTGGCAAA ATTGCAGCGGAAAACAACTACACCAACTTCGAAATTCATGGTCAAGGAGTTGACCTGGAACCCTTTGGATTGTTGAGTATCAACTCGTATTCTGGAACTGTTACTGTTCAGGACCATGTGGACTGTGAGAAGTTTGAAGGTTTAAAG GTAAAATTTAAGGCTCAAAAGAGAGAAAGCAAAGAAGTCATACAGTTGGGTGTTCTGATTATCATCAAAGATTCAAATGATAATCCTCCACGATTTTCCCAAGATTTGTATGAAATCCGTGTCAATGAATCAACTTTGCAAG gCTTTGATTTGATTCGTCTGCAAGTCACAGATGCGGACAGAAGTGAGGAGAACAACAACTTCACACTTCGAATAGTCTCGGTTGATCCCAAACCACATGACTTGGAGTTCTACTTGAAGGAGGTTCGGACCATTGGGTTTAAAGGATGTTTGGACTATGAG aaagcaaataaatataCCATTACAGTGGAAGCCAAAGACAGTGGAAATCCAAAGCCTCTTTCCAGCACATGTAAGGTCATAATCAACATTGAAGATGGAAACAACAACCTTCCTGTGATTACAAAACAAACG AACTCAAGGAAAGTGAAGGAAGGGGAGAAAGATGTCCTTGTTTCACGTCTACAAGTTAAAGATGAAGATTCTAAAGGTACCAAAGCCTGGAAGGCAAAATACCACATCCATGGAGACACCGATAACAACTTCAGAATCACTACTGACCCAGACACAAATGAGGGACTGTTGTTTGTGCAAAAg CCTTTGGACTACGAAGACGAGCCAGTGAAGAACTTAACAATCACTGTAGAAAATGAGATCCCATATTTCTCATGCAAAGTGGTGGAAAAAAGAAGTGGTAGTCTTTGGAAAACAGAAGTTATTACTCAGACCTCCTACACTGGGGCTACCTATGAAAGtgatacaaacaaacaacaacattcACACAGCTTCAGAGTAACAGTGGATGTCGAGGACATAAACGAACCCCCAGTCTTtgggaaacaagaaaaagagaTTTCTATGAGTGAGAACGATCGGGTTGGGAAGTATCTGGAGACCTTTACGGCTATAGATCGTGATGTTACAAGCTCAAAGGAAATTCG ATACCTTAAAGGGAAGGATCCAGCTAACTGGGTTACAGTGGACCCCATCAGTGGAACCCTAAAAACATTAAGCAACTTAGACCGGGAATCCCCTTTTGTTACAAATGGTGTCTATGTAGTCACAATATGTGCAGTTGATGATG GTGAACCCCCACAGACAAGCACTGCAACCCTCAGCATCTACATAACAGATGAGAATGACAATCTTCCATACCTGGCTGTAAACCGAATTGACATGTGTCTTTCTGATAAACCCTCATTGAGCAACATCACAGCTTTGGACTTGGATGGGGATCCCTACAGTGGGCCTTTCGGGTTCAATCTTCTTGGAGATGTAAAAGACAAGTGGAGAGTCGAACCTGAGTTAG GATATTCTGTAAATCTAGTGAAAGAAGGCAATGTTCATTCCGGATTCTACAATTTGCTGCTGGAAGTGTCTGATGTTCAAGGAAAGGCGGCTGTTCACAACCTGACAGTAACTGTGTGTGACTGTTTGAACCCCAAAAACCCAAACTGTATGACACGAAAAGCTACTACATTCACAATAAGGCGGGGGTTCCTggcaatttttcttttctccatgGTGCTATTTGCAG GGatccttcttttttcttttgtcatatCATGCAAGAAAGAGAAGGTGCCATTTCCTTTTGAGTTTTCTGAACAACTATTGATGCCCAGTAACACTGAAGAACCTGGAACTGACTGCATG GTGACTCTGCCACCACGActgaaatgtggaaaaacagaacaaactgcAGTGAAATCTCAAGATCAAACTGTGTTGATGAAACAAGCAAGTGTG GTGAACTGCAGTGCCATGGCAACAACTGCAGTAAATTCTGGAAGCTCAGAGAAGTCTTCAGAGTTCCAAAGTCAGACACCT TGTCTTCGATCAATTCGAAGACCCAGTCTCCAAATTGAAAGAGCAGCACCAAACCTTGTGTTGTTACATCACCAGAGGAAACCATCCATTGATGGG tCTGTACACCAGCAGAGAAAAAATTCCAAATCTGTAGCTTTTACAGGATGTCATCAAAAG GGTTTTCTGGGTCAAAATGTCCTTTATCAAGAAATTGTGTTGAAAAAGGCCCTAATGACGATGACGGCTAATCAAAAGGCATCAGGAGAAGAACTCTGTGATTATGAACCTCATGTGTACACCGAGGAGGGAGACTCGGAGCACAACTATGACCTTGATGTCATCTCCATCACTGAAGACTCCTCTGACACTGACTGGGACTTGGATTCACGGTTCAGTACTCTGGCTTCCATATGTATGCCTAGCAGCATCACTGGTACA